The proteins below are encoded in one region of Brachionichthys hirsutus isolate HB-005 chromosome 12, CSIRO-AGI_Bhir_v1, whole genome shotgun sequence:
- the b3galt1b gene encoding beta-1,3-galactosyltransferase 1, whose amino-acid sequence MMPSKVSCLYLLTVVCWASALWYLSISRPTSTYVGHMSIPIRKIAKPHKNITFTNIRTRPLNPHAFDFVINEPKKCESDSPFLVILISTTHKEFDARQAIRETWGDESTFADFRILTIFLLGRNTDGILNQMVEQESQIFHDIVVENFIDSYHNLTLKTMMGMRWVATFCPKAQYIMKTDSDIFVNMDNLIYKLLKPTTKPRRRYFTGYVINGGPIRDMRSKWYMSRDLYPESKYPPFCSGTGYVFSADVAELIFKTSLHTGLLHLEDVYVGLCLRKLGIHPYQNSGFNHWKMAYSLCRYRRVITVHQISPEEMHRIWNDMSSKKHLRC is encoded by the coding sequence ATGATGCCTTCAAAAGTGTCATGTTTGTACCTGTTAACAGTGGTGTGCTGGGCAAGTGCTCTGTGGTACTTGAGCATATCTCGCCCAACTTCCACTTATGTAGGCCATATGTCCATTCCAATACGTAAGATTGCTAAGCCTCACAAAAACATCACCTTCACCAACATTCGCACCCGCCCTCTTAACCCACATGCCTTTGACTTTGTCATCAATGAGCCAAAGAAGTGTGAAAGTGACAGTCCCTTCCTGGTCATCCTCATTAGCACCACACACAAGGAGTTTGACGCACGACAGGCCATCCGGGAAACCTGGGGAGATGAGAGCACCTTTGCTGACTTCCGGATTCTCACCATCTTTCTGCTTGGCAGGAACACAGACGGCATTCTGAACCAGATGGTGGAGCAGGAGAGCCAGATCTTCCATGACATTGTGGTGGAGAATTTTATCGATTCCTATCACAACCTGACCCTCAAGACCATGATGGGCATGCGGTGGGTGGCTACCTTCTGCCCCAAAGCGCAGTATATCATGAAGACTGACAGCGACATCTTTGTCAACATGGACAATCTGATCTATAAACTCCTGAAGCCCACCACCAAGCCCAGGAGGAGATATTTTACTGGCTATGTCATAAATGGCGGGCCCATAAGAGATATGCGCAGTAAGTGGTACATGTCCAGAGACTTGTATCCTGAGAGTAAATACCCTCCTTTCTGCTCGGGCACCGGCTACGTGTTCTCAGCTGACGTAGCTGAGCTGATTTTCAAGACTTCATTACACACAGGCCTGTTACACTTGGAGGATGTGTATGTGGGACTGTGTCTGCGTAAACTGGGTATACACCCATATCAGAACAGTGGTTTTAATCACTGGAAAATGGCCTACAGTCTGTGCCGGTATAGACGGGTTATCACTGTGCACCAGATCTCCCCGGAGGAGATGCACCGCATTTGGAATGACATGTCCAGCAAGAAGCACCTGAGATGTTAG